GCCGGGAGTCCCGGGCAGGCCGCCGGCGGAGCGGTAGGTGGTGCCACCGGGGTTGCCCGGCAGCGGCCCGACAGGCTCGTCCCCGGTGGCCTTGTCCGCGCGGGACCGGCGGATGAGCAGCCCGATCAGCAACGCCCCGAGCGCCACCAGGCCGAGGCCGACGAACATGATGGGCGACAGCCCGGACGACTCCGTGGCGGCGGCGGCCACGTCGCTCGGCGCGACCGGGGGCGCCGACGACTGGTCGGTGTCGGCGGCGGCGACCTCGGTCTCCACGGGGCTGGGCGTGGGCGAGGGCGTCTTCGAGGGCGTCGGGGAGGCGGAGGACTGCCCACCGACCACCCGGGACGAGTCGCTCCCCTGGCCGAGCGGATGGTCGAGCGCGTTCGTGGCCACCCCGACGACGGTCAGCCGGCCGTTCGGCGCTTCGGACGTGAAGGCCACCCGGTAGCGCACGGTGATGCCCTTGCCCTTGCAGAGGTTCGGCTTCGCCGGCGACGTCGGAGACGTGACCACGGCGCCGTCCCCACCGCCCAGCGGGACGGGGAACCACTGCTTGCCGTAGCTGACCTGCACGCTCACCTGATCAGTGCGCAGGCCCGAGAGGCGCAGGCCCAGCGTCGTACGCAGCTGCACGCAGCCGTCGCTGCGCTTGCGTACCTCGACGTTGACGCCCTGCGGCGACCCGCCTGCCCGGAAGGTGCTGGCCGCACCCACCCGCACCGAGTCGTCATCGGCCTGCGCGGGCGACGCGCCGAGCGCGACCAGGGGGCCCAGCAGCGCGCAGACGGTCGCGAGCCGTGCCGCTTGCCGACGTACCTTCATGATCACCTCGCCGCATCTCCCCGGGTTCGGGGTCGGCGGTCAGGCTACTACCGCCCCACTGGCCCCGCCGGTCATAGAGCGCCCCGGATGTGTGGTGCATTACGCCTCGACGCGGCGTCGGCCTCGGTGTCCCGGCGGTCCTCAGCGCCGTCCGCCGACCCCGCCCTGCCCCCGGTCCTCGCCCAGGTCGTCGCGGGCCGAACTGGCGCGCGCCAACGCGTCCCGGGAGCGCCGGTCGGCGGCGCGGGTGGTCTCCGGCAGCCGGTGACGCGGCGTCAGCGCGAGCACCTGGGCGGTGGCGTTGTCCAGACTCATCCGGTGGCCGACGCTGACGAAGACCGGCTTCACCCCGTCACGGGTACGCACCACCCGACCCACGACCTCGTCACCGTCGCGCAGCTCCGACCAGGCGCCCCGAAGCTCACCGGGCGGCGTCCACTCCCCGATCAGCGGGGTCTTCCCCACCCCGATCGCGGGCAGGCCGGTCACCACCCCGAGGTGACAGGCGAGCCCGAACCGACGCGGGTGCGCCAGCCCGTGCCCGTCGCAGACCAACAGGTCCGGCCGGGTGCTCAGCCGGTCGAGCGCGGCGAGCAGAGCGGGCAGCTCACGGAACGCGAAGAGCCCCGGCACATACCCGAAGGCCGGCCGTCCGACGCCGACCGCCTCGTCCACCACCGCCAGGGTCCGGGCGTCGAGCACCGTGACGGCCGCCGCGAGAAGATCACCACTTTCGGCGTACGCCACATCCAGGCCGGCCACCGTCGCGGGCTCGGCCGGGCCGGGCCCGACCAGGTCGACCCGCGACCGCAACTCCTCCTGTACGGCCATCGCCTCCGCGACGCTGCGCGGCGTGCCGCTGTCTCGATCCACCCGACCCCGCTCTTGATCCACTCGGTTTCCGTGAGGTCGCGCCGACCTCGCACCCGAGACACCCCGACATCCAGGATCGCGAGTGGATCACGCCACCGTTCCAGTGGGGGTCGCCCCGGTCATCTCCGGTACGGGGCGCCGACCGTCGCGCCCGCGCTACTGACCGACGCGGCCGTCGATGAGTTCGCGGAGCAGATCGGCGTGGCCGTTGTGGCGGGCGTACTCCTCGATCATGTGCACCAGCAGCTCGCGCAGTGAGATCGTCTCGCCGTCGCCCATGGTCCCCGTGGTGCCGAGATCGGGTGTGGCGTCGACCAGCCGCTCCGCGAACTCCACCTCCGCCCGCCAGGTCCGCCACGCCTCGGCGATCACGTCCGGATCGGCCACCGCCCCGTTGAAGTCCTCGTCCGGGTCGGCCTCCGTCCGGTAGATCCTCGGTGCGTCCTCCCCGGCCATCGTCCGCCGGAACCAACCCCGCTCCACCTCGGCCATGTGCCGCACCAGACCGATCAACGACATCGTCGACGGCGGTACGGCCCGACGAGCCAACTGCTCAGCGTCCAGGTCGGCGCATTTCAGCTGCAGGGTGAGGCGCTGGTCGCGCAGGTACTCGACGAGCACCGTCCGCTCGTCGTCGAAGCCGCCCTCGGAACGCGGGTCGTCGTCAGGATGGACGAACATGTTCGACCAGGCGAATCCGCCGGTGGGCTTGTCGTCGGCGGAGCGGTCAGCGGCAGAATCGGCCATACGGCGACCCTGCCACGTCCGGAGGGCGTCGCAAGCGCTTTAGTGGTTCCAATCCGGCTCCCCCGTCTGAGCCGGATCGGCACCGAGGTCACCATGTCGAAACAACGAACGGATGGTCGTCTCGTCAGGCAGTGACTCGCCCCCGGTGATCCTCGCCGACAGTGCCTCGGCGTCAGATCTCGCCACCGTCTCGTAACGGTCGAGGTTGCGGTGGTCGTCGAGAAATCGCACGACGAGGCCCGGCTCATAGGTCGAGGTCGCCCTTCGGTGGTCCCACAGGATCGCGTCGCCTGTCTCGGCATCCACGACAAAGATGCCGCCGGGCTCGACCCGCTCGTCATTCCGATACACGACGTAGTAGGTCAACATCGCCCTCAGAGCACCCCCGGGTCAGCGCCCGGGTCACCCTTCTCCCGAAGTTGCTCCTCGAACATTGCGAACGTCCTGCGCCGGAGGCCGGCTATCAGCGCGCGCTCCTCTATCGTCAGCGGTCGCCGCTCCTCAGCGGCCGTCGATTCGACCGCCGAAATCGTCTCGTACAGCGCGAATATCGCCCCCTCACCCTGGAGATACCGAGCACGGTCATGCTCGGTCAACTGGACGAACCGGTCGGCGGTCAACCGAGTGACCTCGCCACCCACGGCGAAGGCGATGTCGTCAATGAGGTGGTCGACCGACTCCCAGCCACCGGTCTTTCGGGACAGACGCCAGGCATGGACGCCCCCATCCGGCGCACTTACCAACTTCACGGGTGACTTGAGATAACTGAAGTAGGCCGGGATCTGCAGCCCGGGCGTCTCACTCATGCTTCGGGACTCCTGTCATTGCCGATTGCAACGCTCGCCAGAAGTAGGCCTGTTCCTGCATGAGCACACCGGTGAAGATCGCCTGCTCCGTCTCGGACATGCTACGACCCTCGGCCCTGGCCACCGCCCTGAGGTCGCGTCGCACCTCGTACAGCGCGTGCTCCCATTCGGCCACCTGGTCCATCGCCGCGAGGTGGAGCCGAAACTCTGCGATGTGACCATTCGCTGCACGAATCAACATCTGGATATCGCGATAGCCACTGGCCTGAGGATTGGCGAAACGGTCATCAAGTTCGACCACCTCAACCGAAGGGTCGCCCAGGATGGCGGCCAGAGCCGTATAGAGATCCGAAAGCGCGTTGAAGGTCACCTTGACTGCGGCAAGGTCGGTCAACAATGACACATCGCCGTCGTACCCTCGGATCTTGTCTTCTGCGCGCTGCCGATCCTTTTGGCCAGGTCGCCCACAGGCCTCT
This genomic stretch from Micromonospora krabiensis harbors:
- a CDS encoding endonuclease V codes for the protein MAVQEELRSRVDLVGPGPAEPATVAGLDVAYAESGDLLAAAVTVLDARTLAVVDEAVGVGRPAFGYVPGLFAFRELPALLAALDRLSTRPDLLVCDGHGLAHPRRFGLACHLGVVTGLPAIGVGKTPLIGEWTPPGELRGAWSELRDGDEVVGRVVRTRDGVKPVFVSVGHRMSLDNATAQVLALTPRHRLPETTRAADRRSRDALARASSARDDLGEDRGQGGVGGRR
- a CDS encoding DinB family protein is translated as MADSAADRSADDKPTGGFAWSNMFVHPDDDPRSEGGFDDERTVLVEYLRDQRLTLQLKCADLDAEQLARRAVPPSTMSLIGLVRHMAEVERGWFRRTMAGEDAPRIYRTEADPDEDFNGAVADPDVIAEAWRTWRAEVEFAERLVDATPDLGTTGTMGDGETISLRELLVHMIEEYARHNGHADLLRELIDGRVGQ